In Juglans microcarpa x Juglans regia isolate MS1-56 chromosome 1S, Jm3101_v1.0, whole genome shotgun sequence, the genomic stretch TCTCAGACCAGACTTAAAACGTGGGAGCTTCTCTCCCCAAGAAGAAGCCCTAGTCATTGAACTCCACAGAAATCTTGGTAACAAGTAAATTTTTCTCCAACGCCTTCTTCTAATATTATTGCTTTagcacatcatcatcatcgatcGTCGACAACATGGTTGTGATCATGAGTTTTTCATTCAAGAGGCCGGTAACTTTTTTTGGGACAGGTGGTCTCGTATAGCCAAGCACCTACCTGGAAGAACAGATAACGAGGTGAAGAATTTTTGGAACACAAGCATAAAGAAGAAGCTCCGGTCCCAAGATCATGTCATTCCTCGTGCTTTAGCAACATTTTCTGTAACTGAGTATCTTAGTGGTTCAGAGGAAGGTGTCTCACCTCATGTTCTAAATCCGAATTTCAACTTGAACAGAAAATCCCAACAAGATCAGCTACACCAACCCCCTCCAATCAGGATACTACAATCTTTAGATCTTAGTGATCCTAGAATATTAGAACAGAGCAGTTGTAGTTCTAGTTGGGTCCATTTTCCACCTCTAATCCCACCACTCCCATACTCTTCTAGTAAAACTTGGTCACCGGGGCATGATCATCAAACACACGATCAACTTGATCCCAATCAACAAGATCAAAACTTCAGCATGAGAGCATCAACTCCGCAAAGCCTTGTTATCAACCCAAGAATCACTGAACCGGATTCTGAAAATGCAATATTGGCACCCGAGATGCCGGAACTCTATGAGATCATCATCGGTGGGATTAATGTTGGTAGCGAGCACAACTAGTCCTCCCGCAGAAATACCCCCACCTGCTGCAAGTTAAGATACCCTAATGTTCTTCATTCCGCCGGTTATTTTGGTTCAGCTTGATTTATCACTTGCATAATTCAGGCATTCAAATGGAGTGCACCTACATGCATTATATATACCATCATTGTAATAATCTTCATCAGAATTGCTGCCACTCTATGAAACTGCCACTACTTTGTCCAAACAGACCGAAAAACCTGGACAGTTATCGGGTATTTGTATCCGATAATTTGTGCGACTTAATAATTAGTGTATCTCGGtctgtaaattatatatataatggagaTATATGGTAGAACAGATTAGCCTGGTtcagtctatatatatatatatatatatatatgttgaggaAGAACAacgatactatatatatataacatatatccTTTTCCTGcctcaaaagtttaattaatttgttcgGATTTAGAGTGGGAACAATGGAGATATGGTTGGAATTCACAGGAAACCTGAGCGCTACAGTCGGTCTTCAGCCCTAGATTTGTCATTTGAGAGACTTCGTAGATGGGATGATAGAGGCGCCCGTCTTTTTATGATCTGTACTGCAAGTTTTAAGGCCTTAATTAATAAAGCTTATcatagtattaatataacttatagttgataatatttattaatatttaaaaaataaattatcaatgCACTAACAGtgaattttgactttttattatttaatgattaagaaaatattttttaacgaagttcttaatttttttaacgttcaagaatataaaaaaacatatgaagAAAAGGCTAAATAACTTTATCGGGAGAATCTCTCGGACTATGCCCTCAATAGGTATTGCACAATCCATTATctcaaaaaaaaagagaggaggaaatatttaacaattaaatacataaaGATATCGAAAGAGCCATCTAAAGCTATAAAAGAGGATCATAAATGTTTGTctaaaaaagttttataaatgaatttaaCTTGATGGGATACAAATGATATCAATaaattaagttaatttataaatttaattttataaaattgattgGTAAACCTAGGCGCTAGAGCTTAAGAAAAAGGAACCAAAAAGGAACTAGAAAAATGCCAACCACGGTGACGAATTAGAGCATCAGCATCGGCTTCTTCAAAatccatttcatcttcaaatttaactaattttataGATAGTTAgctcacattgaattagccaaattCCTTTTATCTGAAATTTGATCTGCagtaatttcatattttctttcaaatatgaaaacaacTGTTCCAAGTTTAAACAgattgtttattaatttcgtCTCTCTCCTgcgatttctttctttcttcttcttccctctttctctcctgCGTCTCTACCTTATTCGGattcttctagtttttttttttcttctttctcttcttcttccatcttccgcgtctcttccttctttttattcttctagttttttttctctttttcttccctctttctctcccgcgGCTAAAAAAACTTTCATCTTTCTCTCCTGTGACTATTCTCTCTAGTTCCGTTCGGTTCCAACAAATCAAAGCATTTAAAAATATGACACAAAGAAACCAAATCCAGTTCCGTTTCAACACTCCAGCATGACAAGCAATATAtaaaaaaggagaggaaagaaaagaaactagaGAGAGACAGGGGAGAACGAGAAGGAGATGCGGGTGTTGGGTTGGGAGTGTTGACAGAATGGAAACTTATGAAAAACTTCTCTAATTTCATTTCTGtatttggattgtaaagtcAGTCTGCTATTGGTTGTAAAGGGCGTCTATTGTGACCCTGCTGCTCTGTTTTGGCTGTGGTCCATAGCCTGCCTACCAACTACTTGTTCGAAGGTGTTAATGGCTCACTTATTCTGATAGGGAGAGCGGGAAGAGTGCCCAAAAGCAGAGGAGAGAAAAGTGTCGCAGTAGGTAGAAGATGCTCTAATTGCCTTCGCGACAAGTGATGAGGAGTCACGATTAGGTTGAGGCTTGTGAATTCCTCGTTTTGCTTtctcttctccatcttcttcttctgtttcatcttcatcttcaaacaAACCTTTTGAACctgctttaattaatttttattgttcataaaataaaaattaattaaaaaatataaaaaaataataatattttattattatagaaaatgtgataactaatataatatagactttaagttttgaatgattagctaaaggTGAAAAAGCttcatattagtcaaaatttgaacaaTAGAATGGTCAatccaatgtcaatgctcttaaACCCCTCAACACCCCAACTCAGCACGTTTTTCCATGTGTGCTACCTTAACCTTATGAGTAGTGATACTGTTACTACTCTATTACTATCTATCTACTACtcaaatgtattttaaattttttttattttttatcttttatcattttattttaaatatttttttaacatccttaattactaagaaaaaataaatatatatatataactttactaatactcacttccttaattattaagtaaaataaaatttaaaaaaaaaaccaaatacaaattgggtagtaaatgggtagtagtaggatagtaactctatcattattctaagTTTCTAACCTTATCCACTTCATCTCTCCTAATATTAGAGTATTGATAATAGgacacatttttataatatattttataaaattatttcttatttaacacattattataaaatgcgttgtaaataatattatgtataaatcaaTTTCCTTATTATTAGCACCTGCGCTATTCTTTCCGTATCATCAGTCTCATTGCCCTGCTACTATTTGTACTTAGAGCAATTGTAATGGATTattcatcttatcatttaaaatatattattaaaattcattttttttattttatatactaatttttacaatataccatacatcaatttatctattttttcttcatatcatttaaatattatactttttaatcttttttattcatttcaaatattttatctaactaCTAATAATATTCTcgtatattttgatatttacaatttctctccatatataatgtcatataattatgtgctattttaaat encodes the following:
- the LOC121246972 gene encoding transcription factor WER-like, which codes for MAHHYCINQRVKKGLWSPEEDEKLIKYISANGYGSWNSVPRLAGLQRCGKSCRLRWVNYLRPDLKRGSFSPQEEALVIELHRNLGNKWSRIAKHLPGRTDNEVKNFWNTSIKKKLRSQDHVIPRALATFSVTEYLSGSEEGVSPHVLNPNFNLNRKSQQDQLHQPPPIRILQSLDLSDPRILEQSSCSSSWVHFPPLIPPLPYSSSKTWSPGHDHQTHDQLDPNQQDQNFSMRASTPQSLVINPRITEPDSENAILAPEMPELYEIIIGGINVGSEHN